A single region of the Brassica rapa cultivar Chiifu-401-42 chromosome A03, CAAS_Brap_v3.01, whole genome shotgun sequence genome encodes:
- the LOC103858626 gene encoding uncharacterized protein LOC103858626: MIRPNVDYHIKHLNIRPPPSSGNSIFINVDTLSDGDIQLVPSVLIHISLCSLSLPYIRDLIQGQLTRRGWLGPEISTAATHLGFSPSELLQDPPVTHRWLSDYLAPHISDLATELGYGRNGFCLSIVVKIITQSPFKYKVLSRMVQQGKTNTEELKSSQKETESCSICLDNLVSDDGSSSKRGVPTRITSSNVFQDGGARKGERCHVDITRQQMRLYRWNYR; this comes from the coding sequence ATGATTCGTCCCAATGTCGACTATCACATCAAACATTTGAATATACGTCCTCCTCCTTCATCAGGTAACTCAATCTTCATCAACGTCGATACATTATCCGATGGCGACATTCAACTTGTCCCAAGCGTTCTCATCCACATCAGTCTCTGTAGTTTAAGTCTCCCTTACATCCGAGACCTTATCCAAGGTCAACTCACCAGACGCGGTTGGTTAGGCCCAGAGATCTCAACGGCCGCAACCCATCTTGGGTTTAGCCCCAGTGAGCTTCTTCAAGATCCACCCGTTACCCACCGTTGGTTATCTGATTACTTAGCCCCACATATCTCTGATCTTGCAACTGAATTAGGTTATGGCCGTAACGGTTTTTGTTTGTCCATCGTTGTCAAGATCATTACTCAATCCCCATTCAAGTACAAGGTGTTGTCGAGGATGGTTCAGCAAGGGAAGACGAACACAGAGGAGTTAAAAAGTTCTCAGAAGGAAACAGAGTCGTGTTCGATCTGTCTCGACAATCTCGTGTCCGATGATGGTTCGAGTTCGAAACGTGGTGTTCCTACACGTATTACATCTTCCAATGTCTTCCAAGATGGTGGTGCAAGAAAAGGAGAGAGATGCCACGTCGACATAACACGTCAGCAGATGAGATTATATAGATGGAATTATCGATAA
- the LOC103858625 gene encoding maspardin has protein sequence MKGVSSAPGDYVYFKSQVPLHKIPIGTKQWRYYDYGPKTVPPLICIPGIAGTADVYYKQIMALSMKGYRVISVDIPRVWSYHEWIQAFEKFLDTIDVHHVHLYGTSLGGFLAQLFAHHRPRRVKSLVLSNTYLDTRSFAAAMSWAPFVSWTPSFLLKRYVLTGIRDGPHEPFIADSVDFAVSQVETLSKDDLASRLTLTVEAASVGSLPHSDSFITIMDTNDYCAIPQVLKDELAERYPEARRAYLKTGGDFPFLSRPDEVNLHLQLHLRRVGVEPRPEVVKSNSRDGTDGTDSNSQSKKKTDEDKEDRSNNTHQGSGSSTSDQSPTFPESSGSSNDPPLPTDSINPVSMDNLLVMQLMTGEVYKSCVVFTLCYCTLVLVHGGFISRQSV, from the exons ATGAAAGGCGTCTCGTCGGCGCCTGGAGATTACGTCTACTTCAAATCTCAGGTTCCTCTTCACAAGATTCCC ATTGGGACAAAGCAATGGCGTTACTATGACTATGGTCCGAAGACAGTTCCTCCACTCATTTGTATTCCTGGCATCGCAGGAACTGCTGATGTTTACTATAAACAGATCATGGCATTGTCTATGAAG GGGTATCGGGTGATTTCAGTTGACATTCCACGGGTTTGGAGTTATCATGAGTGGATTCAAGCATTTGAGAAATTCCTCGACACCATTGATGTTCATCAC GTGCATCTCTACGGTACTTCTCTTGGAGGCTTCTTAGCGCAACTCTTTGCTCATCACCGACCAAGAAGGGTTAAGTCATTGGTTCTATCGAATACATATTTGGATACTCGCAGTTTTGCTGCTGCAATGTCATGGGCTCCTTT TGTTAGCTGGACTCCTTCTTTTTTGCTTAAACGATACGTCTTAACTGGAATACGTGACGGTCCTCACGAACCCTTTATCGCTGACTCTGTCGACTTTGCTGTCTCTCAG GTTGAGACATTGTCAAAAGATGATTTGGCTTCTCGGTTAACGTTAACAGTAGAGGCTGCTTCTGTGGGATCTCTACCACACTCTGATTCATTCATCACTATAATGGAT ACGAATGATTACTGCGCAATTCCGCAAGTTCTGAAAGATGAACTTGCAGAGAGATATCCCGAAGCAAGGAGAGCTTACTTAAAGACCGGAGGAGACTTCCCGTTCCTATCACGGCCTGATGAAGTCAATTTGCATCTACAG CTGCACCTAAGGCGGGTTGGAGTAGAACCACGGCCTGAAGTGGTTAAGTCCAATTCGAGAGACGGTACAGATGGCACAGATAGTAATAGCCAAAGCAAGAAGAAAACTGATGAGGATAAGGAAGACCGTAGCAACAATACGCACCAAGGCTCTGGAAGCTCAACTTCAGATCAATCACCAACATTCCCAGAAAGTTCCGGAAGCTCAAATGATCCACCTTTGCCGACAGACTCTATCAATCCTGTGTCTATGGACAACCTCCTAGTAATGCAACTGATGACTGGTGAAGTTTATAAGTCGTGTGTGGTTTTCACGTTGTGTTACTGTACATTGGTTTTGGTTCACGGTGGTTTCATCTCCAGACAGTCAGTTTAG
- the LOC103858624 gene encoding uncharacterized protein LOC103858624 — protein sequence MFSRFLHRIRSSKPQITSLNSTKPFTSLNPKPRTRVAVFWDLDNKPPASHPPHDAAVKLRTAASSFGSVKLMVAYANRHAFSYVPLQVREERKYRKLLNQLEKTGLSKPAERYFCGVCGRRFYANEKLIAHFRQIHETENQKRVRQIESAKGHQRVRLVAKYSMKMEKYKRAARNVLTPKEGYGLAEELTRGGFWVKMVSDKPEAADRALKEHMVDVMDRREAECLVLVSDDSGFAEVLWEAKERCLRTVVIGDLSEGKLKRVADVAYSWKEVVMGKAKKEVEKVVGKWRDRDVLKTLEWCYDPVLEKERGYACGDWDYGFDSDDEVESGAEMGDGGDWWEMDDEDGAGSSRPCR from the coding sequence ATGTTTTCTCGATTCCTCCACAGAATCCGAAGTTCGAAACCCCAAATCACGTCTCTCAATTCAACCAAACCTTTCAcctccctaaaccctaaaccccgaaCCCGAGTCGCCGTCTTCTGGGACCTCGACAACAAACCACCCGCCTCCCACCCTCCCCACGACGCCGCCGTAAAGCTCCGAACCGCCGCGTCATCCTTCGGCTCCGTGAAACTAATGGTAGCCTACGCGAACCGCCACGCCTTCAGCTACGTCCCGTTACAAGTCCGAGAAGAGAGGAAATATCGTAAACTCCTTAACCAACTTGAGAAAACCGGTTTATCTAAACCGGCCGAGCGGTACTTCTGCGGCGTCTGCGGTAGGAGATTCTACGCCAACGAGAAGCTCATCGCTCATTTCCGCCAGATCCACGAGACGGAGAATCAGAAGCGCGTGAGGCAGATCGAGTCTGCTAAAGGGCATCAGAGAGTGAGGCTTGTGGCGAAGTACTCGATGAAGATGGAGAAGTATAAAAGAGCTGCGAGGAATGTTTTGACTCCTAAGGAAGGTTACGGGTTGGCTGAGGAGCTGACGCGTGGCGGGTTTTGGGTTAAGATGGTGAGTGATAAACCCGAGGCGGCGGATAGAGCGTTGAAGGAGCATATGGTTGATGTGATGGATAGGAGAGAGGCTGAGTGTTTGGTTCTTGTGTCTGATGACTCTGGTTTCGCTGAGGTTTTGTGGGAGGCGAAGGAGAGGTGTTTGAGGACGGTGGTGATTGGGGATTTGAGTGAAGGGAAGCTGAAGAGGGTGGCTGACGTGGCGTATTCGTGGAAGGAGGTTGTGATGGGGAAGGCGAAGAAGGAAGTTGAGAAGGTTGTTGGGAAGTGGAGGGATAGAGATGTGTTGAAGACGTTGGAGTGGTGTTATGATCCTGTTTTGGAGAAGGAGAGAGGTTATGCTTGCGGGGATTGGGATTATGGGTTTGATTCTGATGATGAGGTTGAGAGTGGAGCTGAGATGGGAGATGGTGGTGATTGGTGGGAGATGGATGATGAAGATGGTGCTGGATCTTCGAGACCCTGTCGATAA
- the LOC103858623 gene encoding flavonoid 3'-monooxygenase CYP75B137 isoform X1 codes for MSPISNLFTDNTMSVPPYAILVLTTIITVLWFLLKRSPQPPLPPGPRGLPIVGNLPFLKPDLHTYFRDLAQEYGPIFKLNLGSKLTVVVNTPSLSREILKEQDINFSNRDVPLTARAISYGGLDIVWLPYSAEWRMLRKVCVLKLLSRKTLDSFYALRRKEIRERTRFLYEKSREKSAVNVGDQLFVTMMNLMTNMLWGSSVKAEEMESVGTEFKGVVSDITRLLGEPNVSDFFPWLARFDLQGLVKQMRVYARELDAIFDGAIEKMTNLGSKNDGECKDFLQQLMKLKDQEANSEVPITINHVKAVLADMVIGGTDTSTNTIEFAMAELIKNQESMKRAQHELDEVVGKDNIVEESHITKLPYIVAIMKESLRLYPTVPLLVPHRPAETTVVGGYTVPKDTKIFINVWSIQRDPNVWENPNEFRPERFLDKKSCDFHGTDYSFLPFGSGRRICAGLALAERMVQYTLATLLHSFDWKIPEGHVFNVEDKFVIVLKLKNPLIAMPVPRLSDPDLYL; via the exons ATGTCTCCGATTTCAAATCTCTTCACCGACAACACAATGAGCGTTCCTCCTTACGCAATTCTAGTTCTCACTACTATCATTACAGTTCTCTGGTTCCTTCTCAAACGCTCGCCGCAACCGCCTCTACCACCTGGACCCCGAGGGCTACCTATCGTCGGAAACCTCCCGTTTCTTAAACCGGACCTTCACACCTACTTCAGAGACCTCGCTCAAGAATACGGTCCAATCTTCAAACTCAACCTTGGCTCAAAACTAACCGTCGTGGTCAACACTCCGTCGCTATCCCGAGAGATCTTGAAAGAACAAGACATCAACTTCTCAAACCGTGACGTCCCTCTCACGGCTCGAGCCATTAGCTATGGTGGTCTCGACATTGTTTGGTTACCGTACAGTGCGGAGTGGAGAATGCTTAGAAAAGTTTGTGTTCTCAAACTACTAAGCCGCAAAACGTTGGATTCATTCTACGCCCTACGGCGCAAAGAGATCCGAGAGAGAACGAGGTTTTTATACGAGAAAAGTCGAGAAAAATCGGCGGTGAACGTTGGTGATCAGTTGTTTGTGACGATGATGAACCTAATGACGAATATGTTATGGGGAAGTTCGGTGAAGGCCGAGGAGATGGAGAGTGTTGGAACAGAATTTAAAGGAGTGGTCTCTGATATAACTAGGCTTTTGGGTGAGCCtaatgtttcagatttttttccGTGGCTAGCGAGATTTGATCTTCAAGGGCTCGTGAAGCAGATGCGCGTGTATGCTCGTGAGCTCGATGCCATATTCGACGGAGCCATTGAGAAGATGACAAATCTAGGAAGTAAGAATGATGGTGAGTGCAAAGACTTTTTGCAACAGTTGATGAAGCTAAAGGACCAAGAAGCCAACTCGGAGGTTCCCATTACGATTAACCATGTCAAAGCCGTACTCGCG GATATGGTGATTGGTGGTACTGATACATCTACAAACACGATAGAGTTTGCTATGGCAGAGCTTATAAAGAACCAAGAGTCGATGAAGAGAGCGCAACATGAGCTAGACGAAGTTGTAGGAAAAGATAACATCGTTGAAGAATCACACATCACTAAACTTCCTTACATAGTAGCCATTATGAAAGAATCACTTAGGCTTTACCCCACCGTTCCTTTGTTAGTCCCTCACCGTCCAGCAGAAACAACTGTGGTCGGCGGTTACACAGTCCCTAAGGACACTAAGATCTTCATCAATGTCTGGTCTATTCAGAGAGATCCAAACGTGTGGGAAAATCCGAACGAATTTCGTCCCGAGAGGTTTCTTGATAAGAAGTCTTGTGATTTCCATGGAACTGACTATAGCTTTCTTCCTTTTGGATCAGGCCGGAGGATTTGCGCCGGTTTAGCACTTGCCGAGAGGATGGTTCAGTACACTCTTGCCACGCTGTTACATTCATTTGATTGGAAGATTCCGGAAGGCCATGTGTTCAATGTGGAAGATAAGTTTGTTATTGTCTTGAAGCTCAAAAACCCTCTTATTGCCATGCCTGTTCCGAGGTTGTCTGATCCTGATCTTTATCTGTAG
- the LOC103858623 gene encoding flavonoid 3'-monooxygenase CYP75B137 isoform X2: MSPISNLFTDNTMSVPPYAILVLTTIITVLWFLLKRSPQPPLPPGPRGLPIVGNLPFLKPDLHTYFRDLAQEYGPIFKLNLGSKLTVVVNTPSLSREILKEQDINFSNRDVPLTARAISYGGLDIVWLPYSAEWRMLRKVCVLKLLSRKTLDSFYALRRKEIRERTRFLYEKSREKSAVNVGDQLFVTMMNLMTNMLWGSSVKAEEMESVGTEFKGVVSDITRLLGEPNVSDFFPWLARFDLQGLVKQMRVYARELDAIFDGAIEKMTNLGSKNDGECKDFLQQLMKLKDQEANSEVPITINHVKAVLADMVIGGTDTSTNTIEFAMAELIKNQESMKRAQHELDEVVGKDNIVEESHITKLPYIVAIMKESLRLYPTVPLLVPHRPAETTVVGGYTVPKDTKIFINVWSIQRDPNAGGFAPV; encoded by the exons ATGTCTCCGATTTCAAATCTCTTCACCGACAACACAATGAGCGTTCCTCCTTACGCAATTCTAGTTCTCACTACTATCATTACAGTTCTCTGGTTCCTTCTCAAACGCTCGCCGCAACCGCCTCTACCACCTGGACCCCGAGGGCTACCTATCGTCGGAAACCTCCCGTTTCTTAAACCGGACCTTCACACCTACTTCAGAGACCTCGCTCAAGAATACGGTCCAATCTTCAAACTCAACCTTGGCTCAAAACTAACCGTCGTGGTCAACACTCCGTCGCTATCCCGAGAGATCTTGAAAGAACAAGACATCAACTTCTCAAACCGTGACGTCCCTCTCACGGCTCGAGCCATTAGCTATGGTGGTCTCGACATTGTTTGGTTACCGTACAGTGCGGAGTGGAGAATGCTTAGAAAAGTTTGTGTTCTCAAACTACTAAGCCGCAAAACGTTGGATTCATTCTACGCCCTACGGCGCAAAGAGATCCGAGAGAGAACGAGGTTTTTATACGAGAAAAGTCGAGAAAAATCGGCGGTGAACGTTGGTGATCAGTTGTTTGTGACGATGATGAACCTAATGACGAATATGTTATGGGGAAGTTCGGTGAAGGCCGAGGAGATGGAGAGTGTTGGAACAGAATTTAAAGGAGTGGTCTCTGATATAACTAGGCTTTTGGGTGAGCCtaatgtttcagatttttttccGTGGCTAGCGAGATTTGATCTTCAAGGGCTCGTGAAGCAGATGCGCGTGTATGCTCGTGAGCTCGATGCCATATTCGACGGAGCCATTGAGAAGATGACAAATCTAGGAAGTAAGAATGATGGTGAGTGCAAAGACTTTTTGCAACAGTTGATGAAGCTAAAGGACCAAGAAGCCAACTCGGAGGTTCCCATTACGATTAACCATGTCAAAGCCGTACTCGCG GATATGGTGATTGGTGGTACTGATACATCTACAAACACGATAGAGTTTGCTATGGCAGAGCTTATAAAGAACCAAGAGTCGATGAAGAGAGCGCAACATGAGCTAGACGAAGTTGTAGGAAAAGATAACATCGTTGAAGAATCACACATCACTAAACTTCCTTACATAGTAGCCATTATGAAAGAATCACTTAGGCTTTACCCCACCGTTCCTTTGTTAGTCCCTCACCGTCCAGCAGAAACAACTGTGGTCGGCGGTTACACAGTCCCTAAGGACACTAAGATCTTCATCAATGTCTGGTCTATTCAGAGAGATCCAAAC GCCGGAGGATTTGCGCCGGTTTAG
- the LOC103858622 gene encoding flavonoid 3'-monooxygenase CYP75B137: protein MSPISNLFTDNTMNVPPYAILVLTTIITVFWFLLKRSPQPPLPPGPRGLPIVGNLPFLKPDLHTYFRDLAQEYGPIFKLNLGSKLTVVVNTPSLAREILKEQDINFSNRDVPLTARAITYGGLDIVWLPYSAEWRMLRKVCVLKLLNRKTLDSIYELRRKEIRERTRFLYEKSQEEAAVNVGDQLFVTMMNLTINMLWGGSVKAEEMESVGTEFKVVVSEITRLLGEPNISDFFPWLARFDLQGLLKQMRVCSRELNAIFDGAIEKMPKLESKDDGECKDFLQQLMKLKDQEANSEVPITVNHVKAVLADMVIGGTDTSTNTIEFAMAELIKNPESMKRAQQELDEVVGKDNIVEESHITRLPYIVAIMKETLRLYPTVPLLVPHRPAETAVVGGYTVPKDTKIFINVWSIQRDPNVWENPNKFRPERFLDKKSCDFHGTDYSFLPFGSGRRICAGVALAERMVQYTLATLLHSFDWKVPEGHELNVEDKFGIVLKLKNPLIAMPFPRLSDPNLYL, encoded by the exons ATGTCTCCGATCTCAAACCTCTTCACCGACAACACAATGAACGTTCCTCCTTACGCAATTCTCGTTCTCACTACTATCATTACAGTTTTCTGGTTCCTTCTCAAACGCTCGCCGCAACCGCCTCTACCACCTGGACCCCGAGGGCTACCTATCGTCGGAAACCTCCCGTTTCTTAAACCGGACCTTCACACCTACTTCAGAGACCTCGCTCAAGAATACGGTCCAATCTTCAAACTCAACCTTGGCTCAAAACTAACTGTCGTGGTCAACACTCCGTCGCTAGCTCGAGAGATCTTGAAAGAACAAGACATCAATTTCTCAAACCGTGACGTCCCTCTCACGGCTCGAGCCATTACCTATGGTGGTCTCGACATTGTTTGGTTACCGTACAGTGCGGAGTGGAGAATGCTTAGAAAAGTTTGTGTTCTCAAACTACTTAACCGCAAAACGTTGGATTCAATTTACGAGCTAAGGCGCAAAGAGATCCGAGAGAGAACGAGGTTTTTATACGAGAAAAGTCAAGAAGAGGCGGCGGTTAACGTTGGTGATCAATTGTTCGTGACGATGATGAATCTAACGATTAATATGTTGTGGGGAGGTTCGGTGAAAGCCGAGGAGATGGAGAGTGTTGGAACAGAGTTTAAAGTAGTGGTTTCTGAGATAACTAGGCTTTTGGGTGAGCCTAATATTTCGGATTTCTTTCCGTGGCTAGCGAGATTCGATCTTCAAGGGCTCTTGAAGCAGATGCGCGTGTGTTCTCGTGAGCTTAATGCCATATTCGACGGAGCCATTGAGAAGATGCCAAAACTAGAAAGTAAGGATGATGGTGAGTGCAAAGACTTTTTGCAACAGTTGATGAAGCTAAAGGACCAAGAAGCCAACTCGGAGGTTCCCATTACGGTTAACCATGTCAAAGCTGTTCTCGCG GATATGGTGATTGGTGGTACTGATACATCTACAAACACGATAGAGTTTGCGATGGCCGAGCTTATAAAGAACCCAGAGTCGATGAAGAGAGCGCAACAAGAGCTAGACGAAGTTGTAGGAAAGGATAACATTGTTGAAGAATCACACATCACTAGACTTCCTTACATAGTAGCCATTATGAAAGAAACACTTAGGCTTTACCCGACCGTTCCTTTGTTAGTCCCCCACCGTCCAGCTGAAACAGCTGTGGTCGGCGGTTACACCGTCCCTAAGGACACTAAAATCTTCATCAATGTTTGGTCTATTCAAAGAGATCCAAATGTGTGGGAAAACCCGAACAAATTTCGTCCCGAGAGGTTTCTTGATAAGAAGTCTTGTGATTTCCATGGAACTGACTATAGCTTTCTTCCTTTTGGATCTGGCCGGAGAATCTGCGCCGGTGTAGCACTCGCAGAGAGGATGGTTCAGTACACTCTTGCAACGCTGTTGCATTCATTCGATTGGAAGGTTCCAGAAGGCCATGAGTTAAATGTGGAAGATAAGTTTGGTATTGTCTTGAAGCTCAAAAACCCTCTTATTGCCATGCCCTTTCCGAGGTTGTCTGATCCTAATCTTTATCTGTAG
- the LOC103858628 gene encoding F-box protein At4g00893-like: MTSSLRHLFNIMIIHACFNFVDLTIYRSNKDVNNNNNRPERENIFSFDLPSCLLGLIMSLLMLKDKIRASTVCKKWLEAAKSVRVVHKHQWFVSIPTFGNSINLFDPLERKKYTLNLPEKGVTDVAYSKDGWLLMRRSSFVEFFFFNPYSRELISLPDNELPYKAIAFSSAPTSETCTLVTLNRISEYIVAISTCYPGATEWITKKFHCYLAFGPNVHSNLLCVNDRFYCFTSGGVLFEFDPASRTLSQQAWDDVRFPEIHNNEWSYLPKELYLMEQKGELILMYTYGAEKPVVYKLVSSKWEEMSSTLDGLTIFASMYSSETRMDVLGMKNSVYFPKYGLRNNMQCVSYSYNDARYYPGLPERRLLCPVDSLWIDPPPFLK; the protein is encoded by the coding sequence ATGACTTCCAGTTTGAGAcatctttttaatataatgataattcatgcatgttttaattttgttgATCTAACTATTTATAGGTCCAACAAAGatgtcaacaacaacaacaataggCCTGAGAGAGAAAACATTTTCAGTTTTGACCTTCCATCATGCCTCTTGGGATTAATAATGTCACTGCTTATGTTAAAAGATAAAATTCGTGCATCTACCGTCTGCAAGAAATGGCTTGAAGCCGCTAAATCTGTTAGGGTTGTTCATAAGCATCAATGGTTTGTCTCCATTCCTACATTTGGAAACTCTATTAATCTTTTCGATCCATTGGAGAGGAAGAAGTACACACTGAATCTGCCTGAGAAAGGTGTAACTGATGTTGCTTACTCAAAAGACGGATGGTTGCTTATGCGCAGATCATCCTTTGTGgaattcttcttcttcaaccccTACTCTCGGGAGCTCATAAGCTTGCCAGACAATGAATTGCCATATAAGGCAATTGCTTTCTCTTCTGCTCCTACATCGGAAACTTGTACTTTGGTCACATTAAACCGAATTTCAGAATATATTGTGGCCATCAGCACTTGCTATCCTGGAGCAACTGAGTGGATAACCAAAAAGTTTCATTGCTATCTTGCTTTTGGCCCCAATGTCCATAGCAACCTTCTTTGTGTTAATGATCGCTTCTACTGCTTCACCTCAGGAGGTGTTTTATTTGAATTTGATCCAGCTTCTCGCACATTGAGTCAGCAAGCATGGGATGATGTTAGATTCCCAgaaattcataacaatgaatgGTCGTATCTGCCAAAGGAACTTTACTTGATGGAGCAGAAAGGAGAGCTAATTCTCATGTATACATATGGAGCTGAGAAACCAGTGGTGTATAAGTTGGTCTCTTCAAAATGGGAAGAGATGAGTAGTACACTAGACGGCTTGACAATCTTTGCAAGTATGTATTCCTCGGAGACCAGAATGGATGTTTTAGGGATGAAGAACAGCGTGTACTTCCCAAAGTATGGCTTACGTAACAACATGCAATGTGTATCCTACTCATATAATGATGCCAGGTACTATCCGGGTCTGCCGGAACGACGATTACTATGCCCTGTTGATAGTCTTTGGATCGACCCACCACCATTTCTAAAGTAA